One genomic region from Sphingobacteriales bacterium encodes:
- a CDS encoding DUF2179 domain-containing protein produces MELLNIFTGNDWVYNWVILPLLIVIARISDQTIGTLRLIFLAKGHKRLAPVLGFFEVIIWLLVISQIIQNLNNVLCFIAYGLGFALGNYLGLVIEEKLSLGNVIIRVIPRSDSEELVSYLKSLQYHVTAVDTVSATGKVKMIFSVISRKDLKNITEIIQKFNPDSFISVEDVKVIGESEPKTGFQQKFRFFRGMLKK; encoded by the coding sequence TATGGAATTACTGAATATTTTTACCGGAAATGATTGGGTGTATAACTGGGTAATACTTCCGCTTCTGATTGTCATTGCCCGTATTTCTGACCAGACCATTGGAACGTTAAGGCTTATTTTTCTGGCAAAAGGCCATAAGCGTCTGGCACCGGTTCTTGGTTTTTTTGAAGTCATTATCTGGTTGCTGGTTATCAGCCAGATTATCCAGAATCTCAACAATGTGCTTTGTTTCATTGCCTACGGACTTGGCTTTGCACTCGGAAATTATCTGGGCTTGGTCATTGAAGAAAAACTTTCTCTTGGAAATGTCATCATCCGTGTCATTCCACGATCAGACTCCGAAGAGCTGGTCAGTTATCTGAAGTCGCTTCAATATCATGTAACAGCTGTGGATACCGTTTCAGCGACCGGAAAAGTAAAAATGATTTTTTCTGTTATCAGCCGAAAAGATCTGAAAAACATCACCGAAATTATTCAGAAGTTTAATCCTGATTCTTTTATTTCTGTTGAGGATGTTAAGGTAATTGGCGAAAGTGAGCCCAAAACCGGTTTCCAGCAGAAATTCAGGTTCTTCAGAGGAATGTTGAAAAAATAG